A stretch of the Natribaculum luteum genome encodes the following:
- a CDS encoding LamB/YcsF family protein: MVAIDINCDMGESFGNYTMGRDEEVMPYITSANVAGGFHAGDPHVMRETVTLAEEHDVGVGIHPGLPDMMGFGRRTMDATPDEVRDYVVYQLGALMGFAEWADVDVQHVKPHGAMYSMLSESDEHARAVMEAVLEVDPDLIYLATDMNIYEVAQEYDDLDAVFEGYVDLDYRPDRTLIVEKEKAAADPDLVADRVVSIATRGEVEAVDGTTIDVPADSICIHGDAPNAVEVLETIHDRLESEEIELTRLDDLA; this comes from the coding sequence ATGGTAGCAATCGACATCAACTGCGACATGGGGGAGAGTTTCGGCAACTACACCATGGGACGAGACGAGGAGGTGATGCCCTACATCACCTCGGCGAACGTCGCCGGTGGCTTCCACGCGGGCGATCCGCACGTGATGCGTGAGACGGTCACGCTCGCCGAAGAGCACGACGTCGGCGTCGGAATCCACCCCGGACTGCCGGACATGATGGGCTTTGGCCGCCGGACGATGGACGCCACGCCCGATGAGGTACGCGACTACGTGGTCTACCAGCTCGGCGCGCTGATGGGATTTGCCGAGTGGGCTGACGTCGACGTCCAGCACGTCAAACCCCACGGCGCGATGTACTCGATGCTCTCGGAGAGCGACGAGCACGCCCGCGCCGTCATGGAAGCCGTCCTCGAGGTCGACCCGGACCTGATCTACCTCGCGACGGACATGAACATCTACGAGGTCGCCCAGGAGTACGACGACCTCGACGCCGTGTTCGAGGGGTACGTCGACCTCGACTATCGCCCCGACCGGACGCTGATCGTCGAAAAGGAGAAGGCCGCCGCCGACCCCGACCTCGTCGCCGACAGGGTCGTCAGCATCGCCACGCGCGGCGAGGTCGAGGCCGTCGACGGGACGACGATCGACGTGCCGGCCGACAGCATCTGTATCCACGGCGACGCGCCAAACGCCGTCGAGGTCCTCGAGACCATCCACGACCGACTCGAGAGCGAGGAGATCGAACTGACGCGTCTCGACGACCTCGCGTAA